The following proteins are co-located in the Nerophis lumbriciformis linkage group LG22, RoL_Nlum_v2.1, whole genome shotgun sequence genome:
- the LOC133615138 gene encoding uncharacterized protein: protein MSCVSKCSIHSPACAEVIQTNYDISDQRRICEKQTEQLVKELEQTQREVSRLQQSNTNLQRELQQQRERHSREKNDLLSNSKSPSEPTLTLQQLQKVNRDLRAELDAQKRKQEEAREDELCRRVDLLAQQAQLLVTGDATALAQAHLEQERQRFIEQRTEWERTVTSLKSQLSVSEGMLKESGMRATLLQEQSLSHHALQAEAEELRKALQEVTTQLRTNEETQAQKEALLQKHLMLLQASQDRERRSLSVSLARAEQHSQELQERLVTAEEQVDSLSKDQMWKRDVKKAQHKLKEELASSLAVVQRYRNEKEELEQQCHELQNMLFGAEEEVHRLQSCLKKEESHFHELNHSYLVAREQLRGVLQKVQQKEAETQDMREGFEKLLNRKEQELSEVLLKMEVLGNSLEETEAKLSEVLDNCTCATSHLENESAETGPDNEDLVHQSASDSQSEERDKLRSSSNDHEHHYYHARVRSHSLGPSHQYIITSGDDPERFTTVIQLLETKLFVTEEKLREITHQLAEHHMTLQDPQLYSQLTQSQSSAQHLNLLLHSRAEQSQRFAKETDNLCRLLSKRLQAALRVLQSCSETLQTSTTIELNDFERKLTAVAAYLQQGRDDAAKHQRACFNASKGEDDILSEALVELSDNMSSPAECLMRELVVVEKMVAALQSPDNQLESLMAGENDIGVAHRYELILAHIGTLKKTGGSSVLSVIISACTEAELIYAAFKIQQQCQEDYPEYNGKREDLAHPLELACYEEQGEKREVTPAAKMPPWLQKLITRLQKRARLLWQLRQEVPGTEDHLEIDAPVNINWMQEQAKLVYLSERLFLDLEQEQQRCVVLQDKLKALVKQQEALLMDKQKTLTGLQEYNKD from the exons ATGTCATGTGTCTCAA AGTGTTCAATACATTCACCCGCATGTGCTGAGGTGATACAGACAAACTATGATATTTCTGATCAGCGGCGTATCTGCGAGAAACAAACGGAGCAACTTGTCAAAGAG CTGGAACAAACACAGAGAGAAGTGTCTCGACTGCAACAGTCAAACACAAACCTGCAACGTGAACTACAACAACAGCGAGAGAGACATTCAAGAGAAAAG AATGATCTTCTGTCCAACTCCAAGTCCCCATCGGAGCCAACTTTGACTCTGCAGCAACTGCAGAAGGTGAACCGTGACCTCCGCGCTGAGTTGGATGCGCAAAAGAGAAAACAGGAGGAAGCCAGGGAAGACGAGCTTTGTCGAAGAGTTGACCTTTTAGCTCAACAAGCACAGCTGCTTGTGACGGGGGACGCCACAGCGCTTGCGCAGGCACATCTAGAGCAAGAACGCCAACGGTTCATTGAACAGCGGACGGAGTGGGAGCGTACTGTCACCTCCTTGAAGAGCCAACTGAGTGTCAGTGAAGGGATGCTGAAAGAGTCTGGGATGCGTGCGACACTGCTACAGGAGCAGTCTCTGAGTCATCACGCTCTCCAAGCGGAGGCGGAGGAGCTAAGAAAGGCTCTCCAAGAGGTCACAACACAACTTCGAACCAACGAAGAGACACAGGCTCAAAAAGAAGCTCTTCTGCAGAAGCACCTCATGCTCCTTCAAGCCAGCCAGGACAGAGAACGACGGAGTTTGTCAGTCAGCTTGGCGCGGGCAGAACAACACTCCCAAGAACTTCAGGAGAGATTGGTCACGGCTGAGGAGCAGGTGGACAGCCTGAGTAAAGACCAAATGTGGAAAAGGGATGTTAAGAAAGCTCAACATAAACTCAAAGAAGAGTTAGCTTCTTCTCTGGCTGTTGTGCAAAGGTATCGCAATGAAAAAGAGGAGCTGGAGCAACAATGTCATGAGCTGCAGAACATGTTGTTTGGGGCAGAAGAAGAAGTTCACAGGCTGCAGAGTTGCTTGAAAAAAGAAGAATCACATTTCCATGAGCTTAACCACTCATACCTGGTAGCTAGAGAGCAGCTGCGGGGGGTTTTGCAGAAGGTGCAGCAAAAGGAGGCTGAAACCCAGGACATGCGTGAAGGCTTTGAGAAGCTTCTCAACAGGAAGGAGCAGGAGCTGAGCGAGGTTCTGCTGAAAATGGAAGTCTTAGGTAATAGCCTGGAGGAAACTGAAGCAAAACTCAGTGAGGTGCTTGACAATTGTACCTGTGCCACATCGCACCTGGAGAATGAGTCTGCAGAGACGGGGCCGGACAATGAAGATTTGGTACATCAGTCAGCaagtgatagccaatcagaggaAAGAGATAAGTTACGTAGCAGCTCAAACGACCACGAGCATCACTATTATCATGCAAGAGTCCGGTCCCACTCACTCGGTCCATCACACCAGTACATCATCACCTCAGGAGACGATCCAGAAAGGTTTACGACCGTGATCCAGTTACTAGAAACCAAGCTTTTCGTAACAGAAGAAAAGCTAAGGGAAATCACTCATCAACTAGCAGAACACCACATGACCCTCCAGGATCCTCAGCTCTACTCCCAGCTCACTCAGAGCCAATCCTCCGCCCAGCATCTCAATCTGCTGCTCCACAGCAGAGCAGAGCAGAGCCAACGCTTCGCTAAGGAGACGGATAACCTCTGCAGACTTTTATCTAAGCGCCTTCAGGCTGCGCTGCGAGTCTTACAAAGCTGCAGTGAGACGCTTCAAACCAGCACCACCATCGAGTTGAACGACTTTGAGAGGAAACTAACTGCTGTTGCGGCGTATCTTCAGCAAGGCAGGGACGACGCGGCAAAACACCAACGTGCATGCTTTAATGCCTCCAAAGGAGAGGATGATATCCTCAGTGAGGCTTTGGTAGAACTTTCTGACAACATGTCAAGCCCTGCTGAATGTTTGATGAGAGAATTGGTTGTAGTAGAAAAAATGGTGGCGGCCCTTCAGAGTCCCGATAATCAACTCGAGTCTTTGATGGCAGGAGAAAATGATATAGGTGTGGCGCACAGGTATGAACTTATCCTCGCTCACATAGGAACCTTAAAGAAGACAGGAGGGTCTAGTGTCCTTAGTGTCATCATTAGCGCCTGCACTGAAGCAGAGCTCATTTATGCTGCCTTCAAAATCCAGCAGCAATGTCAGGAAGACTATCCAGAGTACAATGGCAAAAGGGAAGACCTCGCACACCCTCTGGAGTTGGCTTGCTATGAGGAGCAGGGAGAGAAGAGAGAGGTAACACCTGCTGCTAAAATGCCACCATGGTTGCAGAAACTGATAACCAGGCTGCAAAAAAGAGCTAGACTGTTGTGGCAGCTAAGGCAGGAGGTTCCAGGAACAGAGGATCACTTGGAAATAGACGCTCCGGTAAACATCAACTGGATGCAGGAGCAAGCAAAGCTGGTTTATCTGTCAGAAAGGCTGTTCTTAGAtttggagcaggagcagcagagATGTGTGGTCTTGCAGGACAAACTGAAGGCGTTGGTCAAACAGCAGGAGGCTTTGTTAATGGACAAGCAAAAGACCTTAACTGGACTTCAGGAGTACAACAAAGACTGA